The DNA region TTCGATGTGTGGATTGATGCTCTGACCTAGTAACTGGTGGTGGAGTCCATTCAGACCTTGCTGGACTATGTACAGATATACTTTGACGTGTAGGGTGAGAAGATTGGATTGCATCACTAGATTGAATAAGCATACGATCATCATCAGATTCTTCTGTGTACCCCATATAATCCATAACTTCTTTGAACCAATCAGATTGCTTTTCCTCAATAGATGGAATCAAGACAGGAGTGACAACatcctaataaatattttactaaatgtatcaattttttatatataacaaattaacttaatttttaatataaaaaatatattaatatacctGAGAAGTTTCGAATAGGCAGTTAACAAGATCCCACCCTGGTCTCTCAAGTGTCTTCCATCTCAACATACGAGGAATTCTATCTGTAGATTTGCAAGCTACGAAACCCCCTAAGTTATTGagagtttcatatatccataGCTGCACCCAAATATaaggatatttatttataaaataaataacttaagcatcaaaacagaaaaaataatataaataatatttaaaacgaATGATACCTGAAATGCAACTGTAAATCCCATTAATGCATAACATTGCACTGGAATTTTTGGATCGTATGCCCGATGATCATTCATAACTTCTTCATATCGTTTCTCTATTGCTCGGCTCATTGATTCTGCAGTCAACGTCCAAACCATAGTCCCCCACGGATATTTATTGAAACTATCCCAATCATCTACTAACTGTAATATAAGTTCTGATACTACTTTTCGATTATCTGCTCCTAATAATCCATAATGTATCAGATATAATGCAGCCATCTTGACAGCATCTTCATCATTGTTTCCCCACACCTTAGACATGAAACTTTTACTTAAATCCTTATAAGTCACCGATTTATCACTTCgaaagtatttatttttaaaattcaatgaatcTGTAGTTATGTAATCAATCATATCTAATTCTTTACTAAACCTTAATCCAGTAATTATAGCAAACTCAATCGGACTAAATCTACAATCAATCCCATTTAACCGAAACCAAAATACTTCTCCCAACTCTTCCTTATTCACTTGTCGAAATAATACACTATGTAATAAAGTTGAACTATATCCATGGACTTCAAGATCCAAAAAATGCCCAAAACATGAttgtctaaataatattttctgctgtaaatttaattttgctcTTATATGTTGTACCGTATCCTTGTGACTTCGAATATTAATAGTAACTCTAAAATCATGCGCATTATTAAATCTTCTCTCACCAACTTGATTATTAATAggaaatttctgaaaaaaacacgtcaaaaatgaaatgaaatgatataagtttgattcaataaatttaaatttaaacaggTGAATCGCAGTGCAGAACGTATTTTGCGCGGTTTGCGTTGCGCggtttgcgcggtttgcgcagtttgcgttgCGCGGTTTGCGCGGTCTGCGCGGCTTTGcgtttgcgcggtttgcgcggtttgcgcgctttgcgcagtttgcgcggtttgcgcgctttgcgcggtttgcgcggTTCCGTCGTCTGCAACTTTCCGTCGCGTTCGTCTTCCGACGGCCATACTTCCAGCCATCTATTACCATTCCAAAcgcaaatatataaaaaaaatatactagGTTTTACTGTGCAAACCCTAGCCACCGTCTCAAGCATTATAACTACCCTTATATCCACCGTAAATCGACGCACATTCTCATAATCATTCAATCAATAACATAACATCCCAATATTAAGCAATATccacaataaattattttcaaccgATCAATGGAGATTACatcaaccaaataaataaaataaatataaactgtAGCTAACCTCGGAAGCCattgttgatatattttatcACTTCGAACAGATTTTGGCTATTTTTCCTCTAATATTCGCCGGTGACGGTGATTTTTGCTCTGTATTTTCAGATTGCTGCTTTCGGCCTCCTTTTTTCCGTTTTCGGCAAAGAAACTTTCAAAATATGTTTTACTAGGGTTTTTAACGTAAGGGTAAaacaggtaaaaaaatattggtttgcttattttggtaaaacattTGTTAgctggcctaaaaacgtataagcGGCaaattttttacctattttaattaattacccatatATTATTCTCCATTGTTATTTGTTTGCCTTTTCAAACAAACTAACAAATCTTTATCTTTGGACTGACGACAAGATTTAGTGTCTAACAAAATATTTAGGTGTCTGGGCAAAAAATGGCACGGTATACATTTAAACACATACCCAGGTAAAAGTTAAATAGAAGAATTATGAGCGCATATGCTCGAAATTTACGGGGAGTAAATTCTCAAGAGACAGAGATGTAGCAAGAACGTTGCTGCCGAATTtgccataaaaatgaaatattcatatttagAGAATAGAACCTGACAACTTACCAGAAAAAACGAATAGAATCTGACACGTAACAGTTGCTTGAAATGCACGAATATTTGCGATGCCAttttttttagggaaaaaaaaaaagaaatatgcgCACCTTCATTTGAgctaagaaattaattttatttattgccAAACAAATTATTACTTGATTTTAATTTGCTAAGTGGTTCCCAAATTTAAATTGACTGTTCAGTTGCCATCAATTTGGAATATAAGAATAATCTGATTGGTGGACGATTCAGTTGCCATCAATTTCCTTCCAAGTGATAGAAACTtaggcaaaataaaaagaacagaTTAGTCTTACACCATCACtgagtttcctttttttaaaaaaagccaaaacactatttcccacccaagatttgctGAAATAAAAGGCcaccctttaagttttaaaaaaataattttttacctaCACTTTTATCagtgaatttgattaaatgagAAAACAATAAGGtcattttatatagatttttttattcttttttttctttacaaaaaaaatatttttaaaagataaactataatttgagaaatttttatGGTGTAAATGAAAAATTGCAATGAgttttcagaaatttgaaaaaattttaaggctgtttttgaaatttttagaatttaaatgtCACTCAATAGTTTACAAAATATCAGTTATACCCTCAAATAACTGAACAAAAATACTATCTTAGAGGACTTATATTAAGGAAAGGAAAAGGGATTCCAATTGTAGTAGCACATCGTTTTAAAAGCAACTCCATCCTCTATGGCACCTAAATAGGTTAAGATTGACTAAATCATCATCAAGAGATTGGGTGAGTAGTGGattctttaatcttttatacTTTGATTAATCTTTGCTGGTCtggatatatatgtgtgtaatCTTGCTGCTAATTTACTTGCAAGGAAAGTTCTCTGCTGGTCTgtacattttttccttttctttttgcaaTGGCTGTTAAATCATATGGGATAACTTCAAAATGATAATCCAGAGAAgggaatattataataacattcaGACTCAATATCTATAATACTTAGGAACATTCTCTTGTTGATATACACTAGTTTAATGCTGTAGTATTGATTTGACGTAATGGGTTACAGAAGTAGCTGAAGCTGTTATTGTTCTAATCAAAGGCAAGTGACAAGCCATGtttcaaatgaatcaaaattgaTTAGCAATATCATACTACGTCTGCGTAAAGCAAATTACCACTGGTGGATCCCTTGATTTGCATTAACATGAAGACAAAATCTCTATCACATATAAAAATGGGCGCACTCAGGCTATCATAACATAACTCAGCAGAGAAAAAAAGTGGTTCTGGTTAGCAATTAAGCTCGAGTATAATGGCGTTTCGATCAGCAATGtcaatgacatttttatctttgCTATTGCTTTTGCTAGCAGTAGGTTCTAATGCCGGGGGTATTGCAGTCTACTGGGGTCAAAATGGCAATGAGGGCACTCTTCGGGAGACTTGTGCTACGGGGAACTATGACTCTGTTATATTAGCTTTTCTAGCAACTTTCGGCAATGGGCAGACCCCAATGATAAACCTTGCCGGTCATTGTGATCCATACAGCAATGGTTGCACTGGCTTGAGCTCTGACATTGAATCTTGTCAAGCCGAAGGTGTCAAAGTGATTCTTTCATTGGGAGGCGCCGCCGGCAGCTACTCGCTCACCTCCACTGCTGATGCAAGAAGTGTTGCCACTTACCTTTGGAATAACTTCTTAGGAGGACAGTCGTCGTCTCGGCCACTTGGGGCTGCTGTGCTGGATGGAATTGATTTTGATATCGAAGGAGGAACCAACCAACACTGGGGTGAGCTTGCAAGGTTTCTTTCAGCATACAGCAGTCGAGGCAAGAAAGTGTACATAACTGCAGCTCCTCAGTGTCCGTTTCCCGATGCTTGGATAGGAGATGCCCTTAAAACTGGCGTTTTTGACAATGTTTGGGTGCAATTCTATAACAACCCACCATGTCAATACACTGTAGGAGATGTTGGGAATCTTGAAGACGCATGGAATCAGTGGACCTCAGATATTCCGGCAACGAAGATCTTCTTGGGGTTACCTGCATCTCCTGAGGCTGCTGGCAGTGGCTTCATTCCAGTTGCTGATCTTAAATCAAAAGTGATGCCAATCATCAAGGGTTCTGATAAGTATGGAGGAGTTATGCTGTGGTCAAAGTATTATGATGATCGAAGTGGATACAGTTCTTCCATTAAGAATGATGTCTAATTCTGAAATCTAAATTactctttatatataatatcatgtaTCCTTTGCATTTGAGCTAATTATGAAGCCTTAAATCTATGTATTCCATAGGTAATATATTGTGCCTGTACTCTTGTCATTTCTGAAATATTTATTCCTGGATTCCATTATAATTAAAGTTGAGGTGTGATCTGGTTCAAGTAAAATttcttccttaaaaaaaaataatatatgaattaattttataacttttacaGATAaggtataaaaaattttaatatagcgttatttataaattgtaattCCTCATTTGACTTTCAATTATATATGGCCACAAATCAATAAGAGTGGTGCTATGTGACAAATCGCCTCCATATTGGCTCATGCTGGAGCAACCCTACCCTGAGTGCCATGACAGCTCATTCATTTGCTTTTCAAACAAACTTAGACAGCTTTATCGTTGGACTGACGGCATGACCTTAACCCAAATTTACAGTGtgcaaaaataaaactttaggtGTCTGGGCCCAAAATAGACTGCCTGTGATACAAACAAACACATACGCAAGTAAAAGTGAAGCAAAAGAATTACCGGCGGACAGGATTGGCAGAGTCACGTGTTCAAATGTATAAGAAAATGAGTTCGAAACTAtgtaaaaggccaaaggacattTTCCCTCccaattttattctaattttaaattttaaattttaaattttaaatttttacccATAAATCAATTAtgataaatttcttttattagaattaaaaataaaactatcattttatcagtaatatttaaaaaaaattattatatttttattttcaattttaaaaattaataattttatttctatttaaatttttttaacattaaaaaaataactttttttttcaaacctgatgtttattttcttctctgaTCACCATCTTCGACCACTGTCAATGACTCTTTCAACCTTCTTATTTCTCGGCTCTCTTTAACACCATTCTTTtgaaatagatatatttttgtcAACTCTAAACGTCAGAAAAtactataaatttttagagttttaaagtttactgataaaataatgattttatttttgcctctaacttaaaattttaataacaattaactcATGAAtggatgtttaaatttttgaattgttttgGATATACTTTTGAAATTTAGTTAAAACTGGAAGAGATTTGctcatttaaaaatcaataattctatatacaaaatttttgtgctaattttatatataaataataatatatcattatattattaaatattattttatttttaattatgtaattatataataatatattattatttaaatataaaattatatataaaaattattcacataaattcaaaattcgAGATATGGCAAGAAGGTTGTGCTGGGTTTGTCTTAGAAATGCACGATTATTtgcgattttttttttcaaaaaaaagaatATGTGCACCTTCATTTGAGCtgagaaattaattttatttattgccaaacaaattaattattactTGATTTTAATTTGCCAAGTAGTTCCCAAATTTAAATTGACTGTAAATACTCAGAGATTCTTTCCATCTATCTCCAGAGCATCTGCAACATTATTGACAGCGAATAAGGTGTGGGTCACCAATCACAACTTGAGGAGACCACGTTCATGTTTGTTGGATAATTTGGAATATAAGAATAATCTGAATGGTGGACGATTCGGTTGCCGTCAATTTCCTTCCCAGTGGCAGAAACTTaggcaaaagaaaaagaagaagaataaaaaaaaaaattggttatatatttaatgaaaatttaaaatttcttttacctAAAAATAAGTCTGGTTTAGTTCCAactgtaattaaaataatattatattatatattaataataataatgtaattttattttatgataaaatatcatttatgataattaaattaatactaaaataaatatgcaGTTTTAAACAATGATTCAAACAACTGCCATAAATCAAATGCCATACAATAACTGCTTCccaaatatatctttaaatgtatacttcatttgatttttggaaaataaagacatctttaataattattttttattatttaatttaatttattaataataaaatattataataatataataaataatataattgagaattttattattattattattattttaaatattaattatttttttatttttttaaaaataattttatttttaattaatataacaaaattttttgaataattatactaataaatatttaaataaaataatatattaatattttttattatatttaatcaaacataaaaattatttatatttattaaattttaataaatataataataatttataattaataatattctaattaatcaatttttaaaataattttttaatttcaataataaaatatctgcCAAAAACTTTTAACTGAAACAGGAGAATATCATGAGAGGGAAAGAGAGATctcaaactcaaaaacaaaagtCAAATCAAATCTGAATCGGATTTGTTTCTCAGGAAGAAAACTGTGTAATAGGAAATTAACACAggatttcttcatttttttatttctctcccTGCTTTCTTTGTTTGCGTAAGTTTGTTTCGGCTGAATGGAGGGTGAGAAGAAATACATTTCGGCCGAAGAGCTTGAAGAGCACAGAAAACCTCACGACTTGTGGATCTCTATCCAGGGCAAGGTGTACGATGTTACACATTGGGCTAAGGAACATCCAGGTGGCGATACACCGCTTCTGAATTTGGCTGGGCAAGATGTTACCGATGCCTTTATAGCGTACCATCCCGGTACTGCTTGGAAATATCTTGACAGATTCTTCACTGGGTATCATCTCAAAGATCTTAAGGTATCTGAGGTGTCCAAAGATTACAGAAGACTTGCTGCCGAATTTGCTAAACAGGGTatgtttgagaagaaaaatcatgtgGCATTGTATGCCTTTACATCTGTTGCCATTATGTTTGCTATTGTTCTTTATGGCGTTTTGTGTTGTGAAAGTGTCTTGGCTCATCTGGGTTCTGGTATGTTGTTGGGATTTCTTTGGATTCAGAGTGCTTATGTTGGACATGATTCTGGGCACTACCAGGTTATGACAACTCCGGTTTATAACAAAATCGCTCAACTTATTTCTGGAAATTGTTTAACTGGGATTAGTATTGCTTGGTGGAAGTGGACTCACAACGCTCACCATATTGCCTGCAACAGTCTTGATTATGACCCTGATCTTCAACATATACCAGTTTTTGCTGTATCTCCACGTTTGTTTAATTCAATCACATCTTGCTTTTATGGCCGAAAATTGATGTTTGATCCCATTGCTAGGTTTCTTGTTAGTTACCAGCATTGGACTTTTTACCCGGTGACGTGTGTTGCAAGAGTTAATTTGTATTTgcaaacatttttattattgttgtcaAAGCGTCATATCCCTGACAGAGGCTTGAACATACTGGGAACTCTTGTATTTTGGACTTGGTTCCCTCTCCTTGTTTCATGTCTACCAAATTGGTCAGAGAGGGTGATGTTTGTTTTTACCAGTTTTGGTGTTACATCCATCCAACATGTTCAATTCTGTTTGAATCATTTTGCTGCGAATGTGTATCTTGGACATCCTAATGGCAATGATTGGTTTGAGAAGCAAACAAGTGGGACATTGGATATTGCTTGCTCGCCTTGGATGGATTGGTTGTATGGGGGTTTGCAGTTTCAGCTTGAACATCATTTGTTTCCAAGGTTGCCAAGGTGCCAACTGAGGAAGGTTTCACCAGTGGTGAAGGATCTTTGCAAGAAGCACAATTTGCCTTACAGGAGTTTGTCCTTCTGGGAGGCTAATGTATGGACCATTAGGACTCTCAGGACCGCTGCACTCCAGGCTCGAGACCTCTCCAATCCTGTCCACAAGAATTTGCTTTGGGAAGCCGTTAATACTCATGGCTGAGTTGTTTTATGATGGCTGGTCATTAATTTACGTTTTTTATTTTACTGGTCCTTTGATTTTGGCTTCTTCATCGGTGACCTATTTAGGAAGATAAATTGGAATTTCTTTCAAGCTTTTGATTTATAGATGGATATTCTGTTTCATATCAATTGGGTATTTTCCTTtagttttttgtttacttttttatgtttgaatttattataaatctCGCAATTACTGCAGATTTATGTGCTATTTCCGCATATTTTCCCTTTGAAAGGATTATCATTAATCTATGAGAAGAAGCATATTATATTTCCAACTTGCATAATATGTTTTCTTCATTCtgttttattacaaatt from Mangifera indica cultivar Alphonso chromosome 8, CATAS_Mindica_2.1, whole genome shotgun sequence includes:
- the LOC123222999 gene encoding delta(8)-fatty-acid desaturase 2-like translates to MEGEKKYISAEELEEHRKPHDLWISIQGKVYDVTHWAKEHPGGDTPLLNLAGQDVTDAFIAYHPGTAWKYLDRFFTGYHLKDLKVSEVSKDYRRLAAEFAKQGMFEKKNHVALYAFTSVAIMFAIVLYGVLCCESVLAHLGSGMLLGFLWIQSAYVGHDSGHYQVMTTPVYNKIAQLISGNCLTGISIAWWKWTHNAHHIACNSLDYDPDLQHIPVFAVSPRLFNSITSCFYGRKLMFDPIARFLVSYQHWTFYPVTCVARVNLYLQTFLLLLSKRHIPDRGLNILGTLVFWTWFPLLVSCLPNWSERVMFVFTSFGVTSIQHVQFCLNHFAANVYLGHPNGNDWFEKQTSGTLDIACSPWMDWLYGGLQFQLEHHLFPRLPRCQLRKVSPVVKDLCKKHNLPYRSLSFWEANVWTIRTLRTAALQARDLSNPVHKNLLWEAVNTHG
- the LOC123224288 gene encoding hevamine-A-like; its protein translation is MAFRSAMSMTFLSLLLLLLAVGSNAGGIAVYWGQNGNEGTLRETCATGNYDSVILAFLATFGNGQTPMINLAGHCDPYSNGCTGLSSDIESCQAEGVKVILSLGGAAGSYSLTSTADARSVATYLWNNFLGGQSSSRPLGAAVLDGIDFDIEGGTNQHWGELARFLSAYSSRGKKVYITAAPQCPFPDAWIGDALKTGVFDNVWVQFYNNPPCQYTVGDVGNLEDAWNQWTSDIPATKIFLGLPASPEAAGSGFIPVADLKSKVMPIIKGSDKYGGVMLWSKYYDDRSGYSSSIKNDV